In Candidatus Margulisiibacteriota bacterium, the following are encoded in one genomic region:
- a CDS encoding ketoacyl-ACP synthase III yields MAKSPPKLFQAGIAGIGSAVPDRVMTNHDWAKLVDTSDEWIRARTGIVERRLCGTDTAASDLAFLAAQRALQDAGLAPEELELIIVATTTPDYPVFPSVAALLQERLGCPRAGGFDLSAACSGFGYGFYTAAQFIENGEFQKVLLVCVDTLSKNMDYTDRNVCVLFGDGAGALVLTRAESGYGHLASIIGLRGAEADELIVKNGGSRAPLTDANFSSKDRFIYMNGKAVFKFAVQIMGEATEQVIRKAGLTSKDIDFFVPHQANTRIIDAAMKRLDLAPEKVIVNIQKYGNTSSASIPLAIDEAYRAGKIKKDALLATCGFGAGLSWTANVLRWSK; encoded by the coding sequence TTGGCTAAAAGTCCGCCAAAATTATTTCAAGCCGGTATCGCCGGTATAGGTTCCGCCGTGCCCGACCGCGTGATGACCAATCACGATTGGGCTAAACTGGTTGACACTTCCGATGAATGGATCCGCGCGCGCACTGGCATCGTAGAACGCCGGCTTTGCGGCACGGACACCGCCGCGTCTGACCTGGCGTTTTTGGCCGCGCAGAGAGCTTTGCAGGACGCCGGTCTTGCGCCGGAAGAGCTGGAGTTAATAATCGTGGCAACGACTACGCCGGATTATCCGGTGTTCCCGTCGGTGGCCGCGCTTTTGCAGGAGAGACTGGGCTGCCCGCGCGCCGGCGGTTTTGACCTGTCGGCAGCCTGTTCCGGTTTTGGCTATGGTTTTTACACCGCCGCGCAGTTTATCGAGAACGGCGAATTCCAAAAAGTACTGCTGGTCTGTGTGGACACCTTGAGCAAAAATATGGACTATACCGACCGCAATGTCTGTGTGCTTTTCGGCGACGGCGCCGGCGCCCTGGTCTTGACGCGCGCGGAATCCGGCTATGGACATCTGGCCTCGATCATTGGTTTGCGCGGCGCCGAAGCGGACGAATTAATTGTCAAAAACGGCGGTTCGCGCGCGCCGCTGACGGACGCTAATTTTTCCAGTAAAGACCGCTTCATTTATATGAACGGCAAAGCGGTGTTTAAATTTGCCGTGCAGATCATGGGCGAGGCAACCGAACAGGTTATACGCAAAGCCGGTCTGACCAGCAAGGACATTGATTTTTTTGTGCCGCATCAAGCCAATACGCGCATTATCGACGCGGCGATGAAACGGCTCGATCTCGCGCCGGAAAAAGTTATCGTCAATATTCAGAAGTACGGCAATACTTCCAGCGCGTCCATACCGCTGGCCATCGACGAAGCCTACCGCGCCGGCAAAATAAAAAAAGACGCTTTGCTCGCCACCTGCGGTTTCGGCGCGGGCTTGAGCTGGACGGCAAATGTCCTGCGCTGGAGTAAATAA
- the rpmF gene encoding 50S ribosomal protein L32 has protein sequence MPVPKKRRTHARTRTNHAYNFKAEGKAAGVCKNCGAAVLPHTICPVCGFYKGRKVKVTKLEKQNARQARKAEDKK, from the coding sequence ATGCCAGTACCTAAAAAACGGCGCACTCATGCCAGAACGCGCACCAACCACGCCTACAATTTTAAAGCGGAGGGCAAAGCGGCCGGCGTCTGCAAAAACTGTGGAGCCGCTGTGCTGCCGCATACGATCTGTCCGGTCTGCGGATTTTACAAAGGACGTAAAGTCAAAGTGACCAAGCTCGAAAAACAAAACGCGCGTCAGGCCCGCAAGGCTGAGGACAAGAAGTAG
- a CDS encoding GNAT family N-acetyltransferase, with protein sequence MHKIITINNCITGHVEYTIAADELQIINVYVQPEYRRQGLAEKALRELFRENRLNNAYLEVRVSNQAALNLYKKLDFRQTGLRKGYYNDPPEDAALLRKELTKAV encoded by the coding sequence ATGCACAAAATAATTACTATCAATAACTGTATTACCGGTCATGTGGAATATACTATTGCCGCTGACGAATTGCAGATAATCAACGTCTATGTGCAGCCGGAATACCGGCGGCAGGGTCTGGCGGAAAAGGCTTTGCGGGAATTGTTTAGGGAAAATCGGCTGAATAACGCTTATCTTGAAGTCCGCGTGTCCAATCAAGCGGCGTTAAATTTGTATAAAAAATTGGATTTTCGGCAAACCGGACTGCGTAAAGGCTACTACAATGATCCGCCGGAAGACGCGGCGCTGCTACGCAAAGAACTCACCAAAGCAGTTTGA
- the plsX gene encoding phosphate acyltransferase PlsX, with product MRIALDAMGGDYAPAEVVKGAVAAARDENLTVILIGDQARVGLELKKYPKKNNIETVHASEDIAMSEHPVEAVRVKKDASINVCMRLLKEGKADAVVSAGNTGAVMAAALFGLGRMKGIERPAICSVFPTVKGHTVILDIGANADCRPSHLVQFAYMGKAYIEKVIGVENPRVGLLNIGEEDEKGSELTATANKMLRLERASGLNFVGNIEGKDILENAADVVVCDGFVGNVVLKFGEGMVFSLTKLIRKNLSFLGWLGLFFMFGSLLKVKNKIDYKKYGGAPLLGVNGVVIITHGRAKAETIKNSITAAAKAVEQNLIETIRRVKAVENPVG from the coding sequence ATGAGAATAGCGCTGGACGCGATGGGAGGCGACTATGCTCCTGCCGAAGTGGTCAAAGGCGCCGTGGCCGCAGCCAGAGATGAAAATTTGACGGTCATCCTGATCGGCGATCAAGCCCGGGTCGGGCTGGAGCTGAAAAAATATCCTAAAAAAAATAATATTGAAACCGTGCATGCCAGCGAGGATATTGCCATGTCCGAGCATCCGGTGGAAGCTGTGCGGGTCAAAAAAGACGCTTCGATCAATGTTTGTATGCGTCTGCTCAAAGAAGGCAAGGCTGACGCGGTCGTATCTGCCGGCAATACCGGCGCGGTCATGGCCGCGGCGTTATTCGGGCTGGGGCGGATGAAAGGCATTGAACGGCCGGCGATCTGCAGTGTGTTTCCGACGGTCAAAGGCCATACGGTCATTTTGGATATTGGCGCCAACGCGGACTGTCGGCCGAGTCATCTCGTGCAGTTTGCTTATATGGGCAAGGCTTACATCGAAAAAGTTATCGGCGTGGAAAATCCGCGCGTCGGCCTGCTCAATATCGGCGAGGAAGACGAAAAAGGCAGCGAGTTGACCGCTACAGCCAATAAAATGCTGCGGCTCGAGCGCGCCAGCGGCTTAAACTTTGTCGGCAATATCGAGGGCAAAGATATTTTAGAAAACGCAGCCGATGTGGTGGTCTGCGACGGCTTTGTCGGCAATGTTGTGCTGAAATTTGGCGAAGGCATGGTTTTCTCGCTGACCAAGCTGATCAGGAAAAATTTGTCATTCCTTGGCTGGCTGGGTTTGTTTTTTATGTTCGGTTCGCTGCTCAAAGTAAAAAACAAAATCGATTACAAAAAATACGGCGGAGCGCCGCTGCTGGGCGTCAATGGCGTGGTGATCATCACGCATGGCCGCGCCAAAGCAGAAACAATTAAAAACTCCATCACGGCGGCGGCCAAAGCCGTAGAACAAAATCTGATCGAGACGATCCGCCGGGTCAAGGCTGTGGAGAATCCTGTTGGCTAA